The proteins below come from a single Gimesia alba genomic window:
- a CDS encoding aspartate aminotransferase family protein, giving the protein MSQAVGQKIEADFYAKFPTSAQDYKKACELFPSGVTHDGRYMKPFPIYVDRALDAHKYDVDGNDIIDYWSGHGALILGHSHPDMVKAVQDQVARGTHFGACHEMELEWGDLVRQLVPSCEMLRFTSSGTEATMMALRVARIATGKTKVVKFAGHFHGWHDLLTQASEPPHDDKTYAMPGVTNGVSDELVIIRPNDLDLVESTIAEHDPACIIIEATGSRWGVVPLEDGFLQGLRKLTADKGVLMIMDEVISGFRVAPGGMQEVCGIVPDLTSLAKIVAGGLPGGCLAGRADLMQAIAFDNPFGQKMKHPGTYNANPLSAAAGIAVLKQVATGEPCRKANESAAKLRKGMNEVLTRKNVNWVVYGQFSIIKVFPGYDGPRPTDDSFVPYNNDFDRLDRKHDAQLGHAFRCALLLNGVDWFGWGAMLTSAHTDEDIDFTVKAFEGAIDALRNDGFID; this is encoded by the coding sequence ATGAGTCAGGCAGTGGGACAAAAGATTGAGGCCGATTTTTACGCAAAATTTCCGACGTCAGCTCAGGATTATAAAAAAGCGTGCGAACTGTTCCCGAGTGGGGTGACTCACGACGGACGTTACATGAAACCGTTCCCCATTTATGTGGATCGTGCGCTGGATGCTCATAAGTATGACGTCGACGGCAACGACATTATCGACTACTGGAGTGGTCACGGGGCACTGATTCTGGGGCACAGCCATCCCGACATGGTCAAAGCAGTGCAGGATCAGGTCGCGAGGGGAACACACTTCGGTGCCTGTCACGAAATGGAACTCGAATGGGGCGATCTGGTGCGTCAACTGGTTCCCTCCTGTGAAATGCTGCGGTTTACCAGCAGTGGTACCGAAGCCACCATGATGGCACTGCGTGTGGCTAGGATCGCGACCGGCAAAACCAAAGTGGTCAAGTTCGCGGGCCACTTTCACGGCTGGCACGATCTGCTGACCCAGGCATCCGAACCGCCGCATGACGACAAAACCTACGCCATGCCCGGCGTCACCAACGGGGTGTCTGATGAACTCGTTATCATTCGCCCCAATGATCTGGACCTGGTGGAAAGCACGATCGCCGAACATGATCCGGCTTGTATTATTATCGAAGCGACCGGCAGTCGCTGGGGTGTGGTACCTCTCGAAGACGGATTCCTGCAGGGGCTGCGCAAGCTGACCGCGGACAAAGGCGTGCTGATGATTATGGATGAAGTCATCAGCGGTTTCCGTGTCGCGCCCGGAGGCATGCAGGAAGTCTGTGGGATCGTGCCTGACTTGACCTCACTAGCGAAAATTGTCGCCGGCGGTCTGCCTGGCGGCTGTCTGGCGGGGCGTGCCGATCTGATGCAGGCGATTGCCTTTGACAATCCCTTTGGTCAGAAGATGAAACATCCGGGAACCTACAATGCGAATCCCCTTTCCGCAGCGGCAGGGATCGCGGTTTTGAAACAGGTCGCCACGGGTGAGCCCTGCCGGAAAGCGAATGAGAGTGCTGCCAAATTGCGAAAGGGCATGAACGAAGTCCTCACTCGCAAGAATGTGAACTGGGTAGTCTACGGTCAATTTTCGATCATCAAAGTCTTCCCCGGCTACGACGGGCCGCGACCCACCGATGATTCATTCGTGCCGTACAACAATGACTTTGATCGACTGGACCGCAAGCATGACGCCCAACTGGGGCACGCATTCCGTTGTGCTCTGCTGCTGAATGGCGTTGACTGGTTTGGCTGGGGCGCGATGTTGACTTCAGCACACACTGATGAAGACATTGACTTCACTGTCAAAGCCTTCGAAGGTGCCATTGACGCGCTACGGAATGACGGCTTCATCGACTGA
- the mug gene encoding G/U mismatch-specific DNA glycosylase, with product MEEIWKPTAEDLEQAIHKQLPDLIETGLKALFVGTNPGLYSAAVGHHFARPGNRFWPAMYRGKITERLYSPFEDYKLLKRGGGLTNIVSRASKRADELSKKELYEGAEILTEKVIQFQPQKVVFLGITSYRKAFQENQAQIGLQERKLGEAEVWVLPNPSGLNAHYQIPALGKIFAQMWR from the coding sequence GTGGAAGAAATCTGGAAGCCAACGGCGGAAGATCTGGAACAGGCCATTCACAAACAACTTCCGGATCTGATTGAAACCGGATTGAAGGCACTGTTTGTCGGAACCAATCCGGGCCTGTATTCGGCGGCGGTGGGGCATCACTTTGCACGTCCCGGCAATCGTTTTTGGCCCGCCATGTATCGGGGCAAAATTACCGAACGACTTTATTCGCCGTTCGAGGATTATAAACTGCTCAAGCGGGGTGGCGGTCTGACGAATATTGTCAGCCGTGCTTCCAAACGGGCAGATGAACTTTCGAAAAAAGAGCTCTATGAAGGAGCCGAAATCCTCACGGAAAAGGTGATCCAGTTTCAGCCGCAAAAGGTCGTGTTTCTTGGAATCACTTCCTACCGGAAAGCGTTTCAGGAGAACCAGGCACAGATCGGTTTGCAGGAACGGAAGCTTGGCGAGGCGGAAGTCTGGGTACTGCCCAATCCCAGCGGCCTGAATGCCCACTATCAGATCCCCGCTCTGGGGAAAATCTTTGCACAAATGTGGCGCTAA
- a CDS encoding glycosyltransferase encodes MQALIITCWGYATVVFWIVLLAPSLVMMIRKQISRCVAHTEIPAEWPLVSVIVPAKDEAETIEVTLNSLLASDYPRLEIIAVNDRSADETGPIMERVAAEAAQDEKASMQVIHIEELPSDWMGKSHAMHQAAQCANGELLLFTDGDIIFTPHAISSAVRIFLHKQLDHLCLLPQLARGGLIEMAFITFFGFLLTGGTFLWLVPTRWTLGYIGIGAFNLVRTSVYQAVGGFETIKLDVLDDIKLGKLIKYHHYRQDFYLGIEELKVRWQPSAWGVITGVEKNSFASFHYSIIRVTLATLAFILFFLAPFIVPFLFPLPQTIGFLISVVLLHLCYAAIAVLFSSGLRVTPFLFFASLALAFAIWRSAWITLKNGGVRWRDTIYPLDVLKKNLY; translated from the coding sequence ATGCAGGCATTGATCATCACCTGTTGGGGGTATGCGACGGTCGTTTTCTGGATCGTCCTCCTTGCTCCGTCGCTGGTGATGATGATCCGCAAACAGATTTCCCGTTGTGTAGCGCACACAGAGATTCCCGCGGAATGGCCGTTGGTCTCGGTGATCGTTCCCGCCAAAGACGAAGCCGAGACGATTGAAGTCACACTCAATTCCTTGCTCGCTTCCGATTATCCCCGCCTGGAAATTATCGCCGTCAACGATCGTTCCGCCGACGAGACCGGCCCGATCATGGAACGTGTCGCCGCGGAAGCAGCTCAGGATGAAAAGGCCTCGATGCAGGTGATTCACATTGAAGAGTTGCCGTCCGACTGGATGGGAAAATCCCACGCCATGCATCAGGCAGCGCAGTGCGCGAACGGAGAACTACTGCTGTTTACCGACGGCGACATTATTTTTACTCCGCACGCCATCTCCAGCGCCGTCCGTATATTTCTGCACAAGCAGCTCGATCATCTCTGCCTGCTGCCGCAGCTCGCACGCGGCGGCTTGATTGAAATGGCGTTCATCACATTCTTTGGGTTTCTGCTCACCGGCGGCACTTTTCTCTGGCTGGTGCCCACGCGCTGGACCTTAGGCTATATCGGCATTGGTGCATTTAATCTCGTGCGGACGTCCGTGTATCAAGCGGTCGGCGGCTTTGAAACGATCAAACTGGATGTGCTCGACGATATCAAACTCGGAAAGTTGATCAAGTACCATCATTATCGGCAGGATTTTTATCTGGGCATTGAAGAGCTCAAAGTCCGCTGGCAGCCTTCCGCCTGGGGCGTGATCACCGGCGTCGAAAAAAATTCCTTCGCTTCGTTTCACTATTCGATCATTCGTGTCACGCTGGCAACACTGGCCTTCATTCTGTTCTTTCTGGCACCCTTTATCGTACCCTTTCTGTTTCCGCTCCCGCAGACCATCGGCTTTCTCATTTCCGTCGTGTTGTTACATCTTTGTTACGCCGCCATCGCCGTATTATTTTCCTCCGGCCTCCGCGTGACCCCGTTCCTGTTCTTCGCCTCATTAGCGCTCGCTTTCGCCATCTGGCGTTCGGCCTGGATCACCCTCAAAAACGGCGGCGTCCGCTGGCGCGATACCATTTACCCGCTCGATGTGCTCAAGAAAAATCTATATTAA
- the lhgO gene encoding L-2-hydroxyglutarate oxidase, with the protein MKTVDVAIIGGGIVGLATGWQITQRFPHKSILLLEKETQVAQHQTGHNSGVLHSGIYYKPGSLRATNCREGKLAMEAFCDAEEIPWDQCGKVIVAVDEREFSVLDTIFSRGQQNGVTCEMIDEARLKELEPHVAGIRGIHVPVTGIVDFKQVAVRLAERIQEKENQILTGAEVIGIQHHSDHITIQTKQGEYAAKQVINCTGLFSDRVARMGGSHPASKIVPFRGEFFKLKPEAEHLCRALIYPVPNPEFPFLGVHFTKVIHGGVECGPNAVWAFAREGYSNYHINLRDMFESATYPGFLKMAFKYWRTGLKEMWRSVSKPAFVKQLQRLIPEIKSEDLEPAPAGVRAQALGPDGNIIDDFLIDESDRIINVLNAPSPAATSSLRIGSMVTDLLAPRFE; encoded by the coding sequence ATGAAAACAGTAGATGTCGCAATAATTGGCGGGGGAATCGTTGGTCTGGCTACCGGCTGGCAAATTACCCAGCGGTTTCCCCATAAATCCATTTTACTTCTCGAAAAAGAAACGCAGGTCGCCCAGCACCAGACCGGTCACAATTCCGGCGTACTGCATTCGGGCATCTACTATAAACCGGGTTCGTTAAGAGCCACCAACTGCCGCGAAGGCAAACTTGCCATGGAAGCTTTCTGCGATGCGGAAGAAATTCCCTGGGATCAATGCGGCAAAGTGATTGTAGCTGTTGATGAACGCGAATTTTCGGTGCTCGACACGATCTTCTCACGTGGCCAGCAAAACGGCGTTACCTGCGAAATGATCGACGAAGCCCGGCTCAAAGAACTGGAACCACACGTCGCTGGCATTCGCGGCATCCACGTTCCGGTAACCGGTATCGTCGATTTCAAACAGGTCGCCGTCCGCCTTGCCGAACGCATCCAGGAAAAAGAGAACCAGATTCTGACTGGCGCCGAAGTCATTGGCATTCAGCATCACAGCGATCACATCACGATTCAGACGAAGCAGGGGGAGTATGCTGCGAAACAGGTCATCAACTGCACCGGCCTGTTCAGTGACCGCGTCGCACGTATGGGTGGTTCGCATCCAGCGTCTAAAATCGTTCCCTTTCGAGGCGAATTTTTCAAACTGAAACCGGAAGCAGAACATCTCTGCCGTGCGTTGATCTATCCCGTGCCCAACCCCGAGTTCCCGTTCCTTGGCGTCCATTTTACAAAGGTGATTCATGGCGGCGTGGAATGCGGACCCAATGCGGTCTGGGCTTTTGCCCGCGAAGGGTATTCGAATTACCATATCAATCTCCGGGATATGTTTGAATCCGCCACCTATCCCGGCTTCCTGAAGATGGCGTTCAAATACTGGAGAACCGGCCTCAAAGAGATGTGGCGTTCTGTCAGCAAACCGGCATTCGTCAAGCAACTGCAACGCCTGATCCCGGAAATCAAATCCGAAGATCTCGAGCCCGCCCCTGCTGGAGTTCGCGCCCAGGCGCTGGGACCAGACGGGAATATTATAGACGATTTTCTAATCGATGAATCAGACCGCATCATCAACGTGTTGAATGCCCCTTCACCCGCGGCCACGTCGTCGCTCCGCATTGGTTCGATGGTCACCGACCTGCTGGCACCCCGGTTCGAATAA
- a CDS encoding dipeptidase — protein sequence MVEQVRNYLEEHQDRFVSELVDFLKIPSVSADSTLKSETRQGAEFVLKQMEAAGLESRLVETDGHPIVYGAWKKAAGKPTVLVYGHYDVQPPDPLDQWTTPPFEPDIRDGHIYARGATDDKGQMYTHIKSVEAWMKTHGELPVNVVFVIEGEEEVGSNNLDRFLEENHDLVASDIAVISDTSQYAPGIPAITYGLRGILACEVIVNGPSQDLHSGVFGGAVTNPGNGLAKMVAALHDDQGRVQIPGFYDGVIELTQEERDQFAALPFDEAKFMNALGVNAVAGEAGFSTLERRWARPTCDVNGMISGYTGEGPKTIVPAQARVKITCRLVPDQDPVALTKALEQFLREQLPPGLTMEFIDFHGCRALVFDFHSPYMSAARSAIEQAFGAAPVMIREGGSIPVVETFQKLVGVETLLLGWGQNTDNLHSPNERFSLEAFRQGTLASALLWQELAEIQV from the coding sequence ATGGTTGAGCAAGTTCGCAATTATTTAGAAGAACATCAGGATCGGTTTGTCAGTGAACTGGTAGACTTTTTAAAAATCCCCAGCGTGAGTGCCGATTCGACATTGAAGTCGGAAACCAGACAAGGCGCTGAGTTTGTCTTGAAACAGATGGAAGCCGCGGGGCTGGAAAGCCGGCTGGTGGAAACTGACGGTCATCCGATTGTCTATGGCGCCTGGAAAAAAGCGGCCGGCAAACCAACAGTGCTGGTTTATGGTCACTACGATGTGCAGCCCCCCGATCCGCTGGATCAATGGACAACGCCCCCTTTTGAACCGGATATTCGCGACGGACACATTTATGCCCGGGGTGCGACTGACGACAAAGGGCAGATGTATACACACATCAAATCGGTGGAAGCGTGGATGAAAACCCACGGGGAACTGCCGGTGAACGTGGTTTTTGTCATAGAAGGTGAAGAAGAAGTCGGCAGTAATAACCTCGACCGCTTCCTGGAAGAAAATCACGATCTGGTTGCCAGTGACATCGCGGTCATCAGTGACACCAGCCAGTATGCACCAGGCATTCCGGCGATTACCTACGGCTTGCGTGGCATTCTGGCGTGTGAAGTGATCGTCAATGGTCCCAGCCAGGATCTTCATAGCGGCGTGTTTGGTGGTGCGGTGACGAACCCGGGCAACGGTCTGGCGAAGATGGTCGCGGCGCTGCACGATGATCAGGGACGGGTGCAGATTCCCGGCTTTTATGATGGCGTGATTGAACTCACACAGGAAGAACGGGACCAGTTCGCCGCGCTACCGTTTGATGAAGCGAAATTCATGAACGCTCTGGGCGTGAATGCGGTCGCCGGAGAGGCCGGCTTCTCGACACTGGAACGTCGCTGGGCGCGGCCGACGTGCGATGTGAACGGGATGATTTCCGGATATACCGGGGAAGGCCCCAAGACGATTGTGCCGGCACAAGCCCGCGTAAAGATCACTTGCCGTCTGGTGCCCGATCAGGATCCGGTCGCGTTAACCAAAGCGCTGGAGCAGTTTTTACGGGAACAACTTCCGCCGGGGTTGACGATGGAGTTTATCGACTTCCATGGTTGCCGTGCACTGGTATTTGATTTCCACAGTCCCTATATGAGTGCCGCCCGGTCGGCGATTGAGCAGGCCTTTGGTGCGGCTCCGGTGATGATCCGCGAAGGGGGCTCGATTCCCGTTGTGGAGACGTTCCAGAAACTCGTTGGCGTGGAAACACTGCTGCTGGGCTGGGGACAAAACACCGATAACCTGCACAGCCCGAATGAACGGTTTTCACTGGAAGCCTTTCGACAGGGAACCCTGGCCAGTGCCCTGCTCTGGCAGGAACTGGCTGAAATCCAAGTCTGA
- a CDS encoding nitroreductase family protein has product MPDPSIPETVEAIIRARKTEKVLCDIEAHRPVPADVAERNREIVLQAIKTAGWAPFHYPRKVDGIAEPWRAHVLWHEEAQQAAIYLRDELGVTSKGPRLAAACSALVLVTWLPEFYDLEAQNASKSDRETQRARDEEHLAAASAMVQNLLLMLTAHGMGNYWSSGGKLGGPEMFNYLGIPKQERLLAAVFIEYPEMMDDSKDRKPGSLRNERSDQWIREVTL; this is encoded by the coding sequence ATGCCCGATCCATCAATACCCGAGACTGTCGAAGCCATTATACGAGCACGTAAGACGGAAAAAGTGCTCTGTGATATTGAGGCACACCGGCCTGTTCCCGCTGACGTGGCGGAACGCAATCGAGAAATCGTGCTTCAGGCGATTAAGACCGCGGGCTGGGCTCCCTTTCATTATCCGCGAAAAGTCGATGGAATTGCGGAACCCTGGCGAGCCCATGTTTTGTGGCATGAAGAAGCACAGCAGGCTGCGATTTACCTGCGCGATGAATTAGGTGTCACCTCGAAAGGGCCCCGCTTGGCAGCCGCTTGCAGTGCGCTGGTATTGGTAACCTGGTTACCAGAGTTTTATGACCTGGAAGCACAGAACGCATCCAAAAGCGACCGTGAAACACAACGCGCACGTGACGAAGAGCATCTGGCTGCTGCTTCCGCCATGGTCCAGAATTTGTTACTCATGCTGACCGCCCACGGTATGGGAAATTACTGGTCTAGTGGTGGGAAGCTGGGAGGCCCCGAGATGTTCAATTATCTGGGCATTCCCAAGCAGGAGCGATTGCTGGCAGCCGTCTTCATTGAGTACCCGGAAATGATGGATGATTCCAAAGATCGCAAACCGGGCAGTCTGCGAAACGAGCGGAGTGATCAGTGGATTCGCGAAGTCACCCTTTGA
- a CDS encoding DUF1501 domain-containing protein — protein MLNILGSQKSKFCDQITRRNFLSIGGLALGGMSLPQILQAESATPQRKNHKGIIMIFLPGGPSHQDMWDIKVDAPSEIRGEFNAIQTNVSGIEIGDQFPRMAQMADKFAFIRSMVGSDGRHDAFQCLTGQRFRNQPLGGWPSLGSVLSKKYGAVDPSIPPFLGLSPKMGHMEWARAGDPGFLGLAHAPFRPNGEGMADMTLNGISLDRLDDRKKVLRSLDQFRSQVDASGMMEGLDSFTQQAFGILTSSKLADALDLSKEDQALRDRYGRGTKQLRADGGPKLLDDFLTARRLIEAGARCVTLAFSRWDWHGGNFKRGREDMPMLDQGVTALVEDLEHRGMLDDVTVVVWGEFGRTPKINANAGRDHWPRVSTALLAGGGMKTGQVIGSTNRLGEYAEDRPVHFQEVFATLYHNLGIDVETTTLTDLQGRPRYLVDNNQYKVMPELV, from the coding sequence ATGTTGAATATCCTGGGTTCTCAAAAAAGTAAGTTCTGTGATCAGATTACACGCAGGAACTTTCTTTCCATTGGTGGTCTCGCATTAGGTGGCATGTCGCTCCCTCAAATTCTGCAGGCAGAATCTGCAACACCCCAGCGGAAGAACCACAAAGGTATCATCATGATCTTCCTGCCGGGAGGTCCGTCCCATCAGGATATGTGGGATATTAAAGTGGATGCCCCCAGCGAAATCCGTGGTGAATTCAACGCGATCCAAACCAATGTTTCCGGCATCGAAATCGGCGATCAGTTTCCACGCATGGCACAAATGGCTGACAAGTTTGCCTTTATTCGTTCCATGGTCGGTTCTGATGGAAGACACGACGCCTTTCAATGTCTCACCGGACAACGTTTTCGAAATCAGCCTCTCGGAGGATGGCCCAGCTTAGGCTCGGTTCTTTCAAAGAAGTACGGCGCCGTTGATCCTTCTATTCCCCCGTTCCTCGGACTTTCTCCCAAGATGGGACATATGGAATGGGCTCGTGCGGGAGACCCCGGATTTCTGGGTCTGGCGCATGCACCGTTTCGACCGAACGGTGAAGGTATGGCTGACATGACACTCAATGGGATTTCTCTCGATCGGCTTGATGACCGCAAAAAAGTACTCCGCTCGCTCGATCAATTCCGCAGTCAAGTTGATGCTTCCGGCATGATGGAAGGTCTTGACTCATTCACTCAACAGGCGTTTGGAATTCTGACCTCCAGCAAACTCGCTGATGCGCTCGATCTTTCTAAAGAAGATCAGGCCCTCCGCGACCGTTATGGCCGAGGTACTAAACAGCTCCGCGCCGATGGTGGACCAAAACTCCTTGACGATTTCCTCACAGCCCGCCGTCTGATAGAAGCCGGTGCCCGCTGTGTGACCCTCGCCTTCAGTCGCTGGGACTGGCACGGCGGAAACTTCAAACGCGGCCGCGAAGACATGCCGATGCTCGATCAGGGAGTCACTGCCCTCGTTGAAGACTTGGAACATCGCGGCATGCTCGACGATGTTACCGTTGTCGTCTGGGGTGAATTTGGCCGGACTCCCAAAATCAACGCCAATGCCGGCCGCGATCACTGGCCCCGTGTTTCCACCGCTTTACTCGCAGGGGGCGGCATGAAAACCGGGCAGGTCATCGGTTCCACCAACCGCCTGGGCGAATATGCGGAAGACCGTCCGGTGCACTTCCAGGAAGTCTTTGCGACTCTGTATCACAATCTGGGCATCGACGTCGAAACCACCACTCTTACCGACCTGCAGGGACGCCCCCGTTATCTGGTTGACAATAACCAGTACAAAGTCATGCCCGAACTCGTCTAG
- the folK gene encoding 2-amino-4-hydroxy-6-hydroxymethyldihydropteridine diphosphokinase, with translation MPDCYIALGGNQGNVRETFSLALERLNRHPEITLINTSQWVETAPVGSQTDATFLNGAARLSTSLAPEALLAEFQAVETELGRVREVRWSARTLDLDLLLYDQLVFESAGLLIPHPAFWYRRFVLDPLTEIAPDLLHPLKKVTIKQLRDRLLKRPFIFSIAGLSSGKAEALMEAVQPRFPDVLFTCWELTENMPQAEEPALIAWLGTPDSATNWDSLPVLPRLDLSKGDDMTEQIVHTLQSALDFQ, from the coding sequence ATGCCTGACTGCTATATCGCTTTGGGGGGAAATCAGGGAAATGTCCGGGAGACATTCTCGCTGGCGCTGGAGCGACTGAACCGGCATCCAGAGATCACCCTGATCAACACCAGCCAATGGGTCGAAACTGCTCCTGTCGGCAGTCAGACCGACGCCACATTTCTCAACGGCGCTGCTCGACTTTCAACCAGTCTTGCTCCCGAAGCACTGCTGGCAGAATTTCAAGCCGTCGAAACAGAACTGGGCCGCGTTCGCGAAGTTCGCTGGAGTGCCCGCACGCTCGATCTGGATTTGCTGCTGTACGATCAGCTCGTTTTCGAATCAGCCGGCTTACTCATTCCGCATCCGGCGTTCTGGTACCGCCGTTTTGTGCTCGATCCGTTAACCGAGATCGCCCCCGATCTATTGCATCCGCTGAAAAAAGTCACAATCAAACAACTCCGGGATCGTCTGCTGAAACGCCCGTTTATATTCTCGATCGCAGGCTTGTCATCAGGCAAAGCGGAAGCGCTCATGGAAGCAGTCCAGCCCCGATTTCCCGATGTCCTGTTTACCTGTTGGGAATTAACCGAAAACATGCCCCAGGCAGAGGAACCCGCACTAATTGCCTGGTTAGGCACTCCTGATTCGGCGACAAACTGGGATTCGCTCCCTGTTTTGCCGCGTCTGGATCTTTCTAAAGGGGACGATATGACTGAACAAATTGTTCATACCTTGCAATCTGCGCTGGATTTCCAATAA
- a CDS encoding Flp family type IVb pilin: protein MQFLKRLLIEEDGPTAVEYAVMLAAIVMVCIAAIAAVGTKTNALFENATTELQNHG, encoded by the coding sequence ATGCAATTTCTAAAAAGATTGCTCATTGAAGAAGATGGTCCCACTGCAGTCGAATATGCTGTCATGCTGGCAGCCATTGTCATGGTCTGTATTGCCGCCATCGCCGCAGTCGGAACGAAGACGAACGCATTATTTGAAAATGCTACGACCGAATTGCAAAATCACGGTTAA
- the infA gene encoding translation initiation factor IF-1 — protein sequence MAKEEAIEVEGTVTEALANTQFRVELENGHQVLAHVAGKMRKHFIRIVPGDKVVVEVSPYDLNRGRIVYRER from the coding sequence ATGGCCAAAGAAGAGGCCATTGAAGTCGAAGGTACAGTGACAGAAGCACTGGCTAATACTCAATTTCGAGTAGAACTGGAAAACGGGCATCAGGTTTTGGCTCACGTTGCAGGCAAAATGCGAAAGCACTTCATTCGTATCGTTCCTGGTGACAAAGTCGTGGTCGAAGTATCACCCTATGACCTGAACCGAGGACGAATCGTCTATCGGGAAAGATAG
- the rnhA gene encoding ribonuclease HI, producing MPDQSEKPESLPFVQIFTDGACRGNPGPGGWGVILRHPSTGTEKEFSGGESLTTNNQMELQAVISGLELLKRRSHVEIITDSVYVAKGSREWMPNWKKNNWRRREGKSWKPVKNEELWRKLDELLEQHEVKFTTIKGHSGHPENERCDELAVEYALKLQNQSDY from the coding sequence ATGCCCGATCAATCAGAGAAACCGGAGTCTCTTCCGTTTGTGCAAATCTTTACTGATGGCGCCTGCCGGGGAAATCCGGGGCCCGGAGGTTGGGGTGTGATTCTGCGTCATCCCTCGACCGGAACGGAAAAAGAGTTTTCCGGTGGAGAGTCACTTACGACGAATAATCAAATGGAGCTGCAGGCAGTCATTTCCGGACTGGAGCTTTTAAAACGCCGCTCGCACGTTGAGATCATTACGGATAGTGTATATGTGGCGAAAGGCTCTCGGGAATGGATGCCAAACTGGAAAAAAAATAACTGGCGCCGGCGGGAAGGTAAAAGCTGGAAGCCCGTCAAAAATGAAGAATTGTGGCGGAAACTGGACGAGTTGCTGGAGCAGCACGAAGTTAAATTCACCACGATTAAAGGTCATAGTGGCCATCCCGAAAACGAGCGCTGTGATGAACTGGCTGTCGAATACGCTTTAAAACTACAGAATCAGTCTGATTACTAA